In Oryzias melastigma strain HK-1 linkage group LG16, ASM292280v2, whole genome shotgun sequence, a single genomic region encodes these proteins:
- the paqr3a gene encoding progestin and adipoQ receptor family member 3, which produces MPQKNPQTAHYIELGGYQYWPVLVPRGIRLYTYEQIPVFLRENPYITDGYRAYLPSRLCIKSIFILSNETVNIWSHLLGFLLFFCLGVYNMASVLPAVGASREDYVIYSIGLFCFQVCMLCSVGYHMFCCHRSEKTSRRWMALDYAGVSIGILGCYVPGVFYTFYCNNYWRQVYLVMVLAMILAVFFAQIHPQYLSKPWKQLRSLIFCLVAGYGLIPTVHWICIMGGFSSELVQAFVLRVLGMYLIAALALIFYVSKVPERYFPGQLNYLGSSHQVWHMLLVLLFYWWHQSSGFIMAYRHSQPCPGTPQHT; this is translated from the exons ATGCCTCAGAAGAACCCCCAGACTGCCCACTACATCGAGCTAGGAGGTTACCAGTACTGGCCGGTTCTGGTGCCCAGAGGTATCCGCTTGTACACTTACGAGCAGATCCCAGTGTTCCTGCGTGAGAACCCCTACATCACGGACGGATACAGAGCCTACCTGCCCTCCAGACTCTGCATCAAAAG TATTTTTATTCTGTCCAATGAGACAGTGAACATCTGGAGCCACCTGCTGGGTTTCCTGCTCTTCTTCTGTCTCGGGGTGTACAACATGGCCTCAGTGCTGCCGGCTGTCGGTGCCTCCAGAGAGGATTACGTCATTTACTCAATTGGACTCTTCTGTTTCCAG GTGTGCATGCTGTGCTCTGTGGGGTACCACATGTTCTGCTGCCATCGCTCGGAGAAGACCAGCCGCCGCTGGATGGCGCTTGATTATGCTGGAGTCTCCATTGGGATCCTGGGCTGCTACGTCCCCGGTGTCTTCTACACCTTTTACTGCAACAAT TACTGGCGGCAGGTGTACTTGGTGATGGTTCTGGCAATGATCCTGGCTGTGTTCTTCGCCCAAATCCATCCTCAGTACCTGAGCAAGCCGTGGAAGCAGCTGCGCTCGCTCATCTTCTGCTTGGTGGCGGGGTACGGCCTCATCCCCACCGTCCACTGGATCTGCATCATGGGGGGGTTCTCCTCGGAGCTGGTCCAG gcTTTTGTCCTGCGAGTCCTTGGGATGTACTTGATCGCAGCTTTAGCTCTAATTTTCTATGTTTCCAAGGTTCCTGAGCGCTACTTCCCAG gtcagCTCAACTACCTGGGCTCCAGTCACCAGGTGTGGCACATGCTGCTGGTTCTCCTGTTTTACTGGTGGCACCAGTCGTCTGGCTTCATCATGGCGTACAGACACAGCCAGCCGTGCCCCGGCACGCCCCAGCACACCTAG